A DNA window from Mucilaginibacter xinganensis contains the following coding sequences:
- the lspA gene encoding signal peptidase II — protein sequence MKAQSLLKILVILLLLSVTIGCDQVSKSIARQKLQYYDQVTFLDHHFTLLKVENTGAFLSVGNNLSSPVKMVLLNLLPLLAVIGGLVFVLTTELTRTTLFSVILIVGGGFGNIYDRIRYGSVTDFMHINFGYFQTGIFNVADVSIMLGMIILVFHAIFKKPDALITEPTVEERQA from the coding sequence ATGAAAGCTCAGAGTCTTTTAAAAATTCTTGTTATCCTGCTGTTGCTAAGCGTTACCATAGGCTGCGACCAGGTTTCCAAATCCATTGCACGGCAAAAGCTGCAATATTATGACCAGGTTACTTTTCTTGACCATCATTTCACCTTATTAAAGGTTGAAAATACAGGCGCATTTTTAAGTGTGGGCAATAACCTGTCTTCCCCGGTAAAAATGGTACTGCTTAACCTGTTGCCGCTGCTGGCGGTAATTGGCGGACTTGTTTTTGTCTTAACGACGGAGCTTACGCGCACCACCTTATTCAGCGTCATCCTGATTGTTGGCGGCGGTTTCGGGAATATTTATGACCGGATAAGATATGGCTCCGTTACCGATTTTATGCACATTAACTTTGGTTACTTCCAAACGGGCATCTTCAATGTGGCCGATGTATCTATTATGCTGGGGATGATCATCCTTGTGTTTCATGCCATTTTTAAGAAGCCCGATGCGCTTATTACGGAACCCACGGTGGAGGAACGGCAAGCTTAG